One part of the Leclercia sp. LSNIH1 genome encodes these proteins:
- a CDS encoding DUF2474 domain-containing protein produces MNQPVWKRLMWMVIIWGGSVLALALVGFFFRMLMTAAGFKSH; encoded by the coding sequence ATGAATCAACCTGTCTGGAAACGTCTGATGTGGATGGTGATTATCTGGGGCGGCAGCGTGCTGGCGCTGGCGCTGGTGGGGTTTTTCTTCCGTATGCTGATGACGGCGGCGGGGTTTAAGTCACACTAG
- a CDS encoding cytochrome ubiquinol oxidase subunit I yields MFGLDAFVLARIQFAFTVSFHIIFPAITIGLASYLAVLEGLWLKSKNPVWRSLYHFWSKIFAVNFGMGVVSGLVMAYQFGTNWSGFSQFAGSITGPLLTYEVLTAFFLEAGFLGVMLFGWNKVGPGLHFFATCMVALGTIISTFWILASNSWMQTPQGYEIVNGQVVPVDWLAVVFNPSFPYRLLHMSIAAFLSSALFVAASAAWHLLRGNNTPAIRRMFSMALWMTLIVAPLQALVGDMHGLNTLKHQPAKIAAIEGHWENPPGEPTPLLLFGWPDMEQERTRYGLEIPALGSLILTHSLDKQVPALKEFPKADRPNSTIVFWSFRIMVGLGLLMLLLGAIALWLRYRQRLYYSRPFLWFALLMGPSGLIAILAGWVTTEVGRQPWVVYGLQRTRDAVSAHGDLHMSVSLLAFIVVYTSVFGVGYSYMVRLIKKGPQEVESFPTENDGRPARPLSAASAEFTHKETP; encoded by the coding sequence ATGTTTGGTTTAGATGCGTTTGTTCTTGCGAGGATCCAGTTTGCTTTTACTGTCTCCTTCCACATTATTTTCCCGGCGATCACCATTGGCCTCGCCAGCTATCTGGCGGTGCTGGAGGGGCTGTGGCTGAAAAGCAAAAACCCCGTCTGGCGCTCGCTGTACCATTTCTGGTCGAAGATTTTCGCCGTCAACTTTGGCATGGGCGTGGTCTCCGGGCTGGTGATGGCCTACCAGTTTGGCACCAACTGGAGCGGTTTTTCCCAGTTTGCGGGCAGCATTACCGGCCCGCTGCTGACCTACGAAGTGCTCACCGCCTTCTTCCTCGAAGCGGGTTTCCTGGGGGTGATGCTCTTCGGCTGGAACAAAGTCGGGCCGGGGCTGCACTTCTTTGCCACCTGCATGGTGGCGCTGGGCACGATTATCTCCACCTTCTGGATCCTCGCCTCCAACAGCTGGATGCAGACTCCGCAGGGCTATGAGATCGTCAACGGCCAGGTGGTGCCGGTGGACTGGTTGGCGGTGGTGTTTAACCCCTCTTTCCCCTATCGCCTGCTGCATATGTCGATTGCCGCGTTTCTCAGCAGCGCGCTGTTTGTCGCGGCCTCGGCGGCCTGGCATCTGCTGCGCGGGAACAATACCCCCGCCATTCGCCGCATGTTCTCAATGGCGCTCTGGATGACGCTGATCGTCGCCCCCCTCCAGGCGCTGGTCGGGGATATGCATGGCCTCAATACCCTGAAGCATCAGCCGGCCAAAATTGCCGCTATTGAGGGTCACTGGGAGAACCCGCCCGGCGAGCCGACGCCGCTGCTGCTGTTTGGCTGGCCGGATATGGAGCAGGAGCGCACCCGCTATGGCCTTGAGATCCCGGCGCTCGGCAGCCTGATCCTCACCCACAGCCTGGATAAGCAGGTTCCGGCGTTGAAAGAGTTCCCGAAAGCGGATCGGCCCAACTCAACCATCGTCTTCTGGTCGTTCCGCATTATGGTCGGGCTAGGCCTGCTAATGCTGCTCCTGGGCGCGATCGCATTGTGGCTGCGCTACAGGCAGCGGCTCTATTACTCCCGGCCTTTCCTGTGGTTTGCCCTGCTGATGGGACCGTCGGGCTTAATTGCGATTCTCGCCGGGTGGGTGACCACCGAAGTGGGCCGTCAGCCCTGGGTGGTCTACGGACTCCAGCGCACCAGAGATGCGGTATCGGCCCACGGCGATCTGCACATGAGCGTCAGCCTGCTGGCCTTTATCGTGGTCTACACCTCGGTCTTTGGCGTCGGCTACAGCTACATGGTGCGCCTGATTAAAAAAGGGCCGCAGGAAGTAGAGAGCTTCCCGACCGAAAACGATGGCCGCCCGGCGCGCCCGCTCTCGGCTGCGAGCGCTGAATTCACTCACAAGGAGACACCATAA
- the cydB gene encoding cytochrome d ubiquinol oxidase subunit II, with translation MGIDLSLIWFVIIVFATLMYIVMDGFDLGIGILFPAIKDADDRDVMVNSVAPVWDGNETWLVLGGAALFGAFPLAYAVIIDALTIPLTLMLIGLIFRGVAFEFRFKATPAHRPFWDKAFIGGSLLATFTQGMVVGAVINGFPVSGRAFAGGPFDWFTPFSLFCGLGLIVAYALLGATWLVMKSENPLQGRMRQVSKRLLLALLVIIAAISLWTPLAYPAIADRWFSLPNLFFLLPVPLLVALLGLWQWRCLDNPHSHHLPFVLTLGLIFLGFSGLGISIWPHIIPPSVTLWQAAAPAQSQGFMLVGALFIIPIILVYTFWSYYVFRGKVQPGEGYH, from the coding sequence ATGGGCATCGACCTCTCCCTGATCTGGTTTGTGATTATTGTCTTTGCCACCCTGATGTACATCGTGATGGACGGCTTCGATCTCGGTATCGGTATTCTGTTTCCCGCCATCAAGGACGCGGATGACCGGGACGTGATGGTCAACAGCGTCGCCCCGGTGTGGGACGGGAACGAAACCTGGCTGGTATTAGGCGGAGCCGCGCTGTTTGGCGCCTTTCCGCTGGCTTATGCGGTGATCATCGATGCCCTGACCATTCCGCTCACCTTAATGCTGATCGGGCTGATTTTCCGCGGGGTGGCGTTCGAGTTCCGCTTTAAGGCGACGCCCGCACATCGTCCTTTCTGGGATAAGGCGTTTATTGGCGGTTCACTGCTCGCCACCTTTACCCAGGGGATGGTCGTGGGCGCGGTAATCAACGGCTTTCCGGTCAGCGGCCGCGCTTTTGCCGGGGGGCCGTTCGACTGGTTTACGCCCTTCAGCCTCTTTTGCGGCCTGGGGCTGATAGTGGCCTACGCCCTGCTGGGCGCCACCTGGCTGGTGATGAAAAGTGAAAACCCGCTTCAGGGCCGGATGCGTCAGGTTTCGAAGCGCCTGCTGCTGGCGCTGCTGGTCATCATTGCGGCGATCAGCCTCTGGACACCACTGGCGTACCCGGCCATTGCCGATCGCTGGTTTAGCCTGCCGAACCTGTTCTTCCTGCTGCCGGTTCCGCTACTGGTGGCGCTGCTGGGCCTGTGGCAGTGGCGCTGCCTGGATAACCCGCATAGCCACCATCTGCCGTTCGTGCTGACTCTCGGGTTAATCTTTCTCGGTTTTAGCGGGCTTGGGATCAGCATCTGGCCGCATATCATTCCGCCCTCTGTCACCCTCTGGCAGGCCGCTGCGCCTGCCCAGAGCCAGGGCTTTATGCTGGTGGGGGCGTTGTTTATTATCCCGATCATCCTTGTCTACACTTTCTGGAGTTACTACGTATTTCGCGGAAAAGTCCAGCCTGGGGAGGGCTATCATTGA
- a CDS encoding DUF2554 family protein — protein sequence MFKKTLSTIMLTCALFSGQLMANHKGHEFFWVKNVEQQLRHEADSDELRVVAEESADGLREHHHWQKSRKPDTHFR from the coding sequence ATGTTTAAAAAAACGTTATCAACAATAATGCTCACCTGCGCCCTTTTCTCCGGCCAACTGATGGCCAACCATAAAGGACATGAATTTTTTTGGGTGAAGAACGTCGAGCAGCAGCTGCGCCACGAGGCGGATAGCGATGAGTTACGGGTGGTGGCAGAAGAGTCGGCAGACGGCTTGCGCGAACATCACCACTGGCAGAAGTCGCGCAAACCGGATACACATTTTCGTTAA